DNA from Arthrobacter sp. PvP023:
CTGGTTACTCCCCTGCCGGCGTCGAGCCGGACCCCAGCGCGGCGCAAGCCTTATCCACCAGCTCGGACGGTGACTGGCGGACGTCCAGCAGGACATGGTGTTCATCGGCATCCAGCGGCTCCAATGCGTCCAGCTGGGAGGCCAGCAACGTGGCGGGCATGAATTCATGGCTCCGGGCCGCCATCCGCGCAGCGAGGGTGCCCGCCGAACCGTTCAGATGGAGAAACACGACGTCCGGGGCCTGCTCCCTGAACAGGTCGCGGTAGCGGCGCTTCAGGGCGGAGCAGGCAACAATAACGCCCTCCCCTTCCTCTTCGCACGCCGCCAGCGTCCGTCCGATTTCCTCCAGCCAGGGCCGACGGTCCGCGTCGTCCAACGGAAATCCGCTCCGCATCTTCTCCTTGTTTGCGGCAGGATGCAGGTCATCCCCGTCGATGAACCGGACCCCCAACCTGCGTCCCAGCAGCGCCCCCACCGTCGATTTACCAGACCCTGACACGCCCATGATGACCAT
Protein-coding regions in this window:
- a CDS encoding gluconokinase, whose protein sequence is MSNNGFPPMVIMGVSGSGKSTVGALLGRRLGVRFIDGDDLHPAANKEKMRSGFPLDDADRRPWLEEIGRTLAACEEEGEGVIVACSALKRRYRDLFREQAPDVVFLHLNGSAGTLAARMAARSHEFMPATLLASQLDALEPLDADEHHVLLDVRQSPSELVDKACAALGSGSTPAGE